ACCCGCTTTTCACGCGCCATCCTACTTGCTCACAAAACTTTTTATAAATTTCTTCAGAATCGTTACTGATTTTACCTGACAATTCTAGCCAAATACTTTTCTGTACGCTAAATCCGAACTTGCCTTTACTGTATTTTAGCCAGAGTTTGTCAATAACGTTGAATTCTCTAGAGGAAACTGATTCAGCGTATGTTGCACTCATTTCGTATTGTTGCCCTGATAATTTAAATATCAGAGCCGCCGTTTCTTCATCAGCCTCTTTCCATTCTTGGGATGCCAGTAAACTTTGCAGCTTTCGGTATATCTTTGGCGTTTCTTCTTCTGTTATTTCTTCTACTTCAATTGATTCATCGTCAGATTCATCTTCTGAATCATCTCTAACTTTGAAAAACCAGTATAAATTAGCAACAGTTAAGTTTGATGCTTGTTGGAGATTTGATGTAACCAAAGTTTTATACCCAGCTAGTGCTGCTTGCTGAGTCACGTAAGATTCGCACTCCTGACGCAATTCAGGCTTAATCATCATTGCTAGCTGATCGCGCAGGGAATAAAAATGAGACTTTGGCCGCAATTTTTCATAATTTAATTGCTCTGCCGGAACAGAATTATCAGACGTATCGTAATTAACAGTTAATTCCGAATGTTGTAAATCAGCACTTTCAAGCAGTTTTAGCTCGGAAGGTGGAAGACTTCTTGCCCAATCTATTTGATTTTGCCAAGATTCTAATAAGACTAGATCGTGATCGTGAATTCTAGTTAATTCTGGAAATAGAAAATCAAGTTCATCATCACTACTACAATCACCTACTATATCAAGAGCATCTTCACGAATTTTAGCTTGGAGATGGGAAAGTCGATCGCTCACTGCTGCCGACTCTTTCTGCACTTGATAGGTAGCGATAATTGCTTGCTCAATTGCCCAAGCACATTCCAACCTGCGAAGTTTTCCTGCCGAACAGGTAGCTGACAACAACTCTCCATTATCGTAATCTGCCAAAGCTTGAAATAGCATCCCCCTAGCACCATCAATTTCAGCATTTCGGCGCTGAACATCTTGGATTTGCATTGCCGAGCGAAAACGGTGAAGCGCCTGAGTAAAAAGTCCGTAAGCTCGTACTAAAATTGTTCGATGATTTCTAAATTCAACATCAGTAGCGACTTGCTCAATAAGTTCTTTAATTTCTGCCCCTTGCTCCTTTAAAGCTTTTTTTAAATCGATAAAGCCTTCTTTAACTTCTAGCCTCAGTTGTCCTACTTCTTTTCTAAGTTTTAATGTTTGGTGCAGGTTAACAGCTGACAATGCTCCTACTGCTACAGTTCCCAAGCCGATAAAGGCTGT
The Aerosakkonema funiforme FACHB-1375 DNA segment above includes these coding regions:
- a CDS encoding GUN4 domain-containing protein encodes the protein MEVEEITEEETPKIYRKLQSLLASQEWKEADEETAALIFKLSGQQYEMSATYAESVSSREFNVIDKLWLKYSKGKFGFSVQKSIWLELSGKISNDSEEIYKKFCEQVGWRVKSGCLLSSYLNFSLDAPKGHLPVQVAGQGWSAASFLSSLNSVIID